Proteins from a genomic interval of Zingiber officinale cultivar Zhangliang chromosome 1B, Zo_v1.1, whole genome shotgun sequence:
- the LOC122056446 gene encoding scarecrow-like protein 27 codes for MRVRTPFVVPQNGVSLQVLEGEEGLLWCASSATAAKRKGGEKEKVLLEPRSVLESRRSPSPPSSSASTLSSSLVVAGRSASSDGSATAATPSVVAPEGAQGDEGTTELPPVPASLAGGEGCSLGSADDLEDLFYEPAASIAQDQNFLGWIIGEADNTSGVGNFDPLCAFEGASVPLEPINLPPLASPATSPSGSERKGATLRCGIASPNPCPSPSANILPLLLPPLPAELHLQDEKNLLPNPDLALSQQHQAQPHHLSSFFLPFHQQSTTYHGGQPLQHLAPPTRKRPAVDPFPISCVSELLCQSLPRQMGFRQPLYPTGFQLQPPSIKPKLASGDEPSVATATPVQQQQQSLFDQLFEVAELIEAGYAFSARGILARLNHQLPSPLGKPLLRSAFYFKEAFHLLASNSPRSLPPPVSTPLDAMLKFATYKTFSDVSPIVQFTSLTCVQALLEALEGSSCIHIIDFDIGIGVQWSALMQELAQQCSSPVAASCLKITAFTSPCSHHPLELHLIHQNLLQFARSLGLTFEFTVLGIDPFDPSLLLRMCSPSNETVAVNLPVGSSMCLPILDLLHSVKQLSPKILVSIDYGFDRIDLPYGHHILSAIQSSIALLDSIDAVGTNPDATNKIERFLVRPRIENAVFRHQHLSSKTVSWKSLFTSAGFVPVQFSNITETQAECLLKRLLVQGFSVDRSQTSFSLCWQRGELASVSAWKC; via the coding sequence ATGAGGGTAAGGACGCCCTTCGTTGTTCCACAAAATGGGGTTTCTTTGCAGGTCTTGGAGGGAGAAGAAGGCCTCCTCTGGTGTGCTTCTTCTGCTACTGCTGCTAAGAGGAAAGGAGGGGAGAAGGAAAAGGTGCTGCTTGAGCCGCGTTCCGTGCTAGAAAGCAGGCGGAGCCCTAGCCCGCCGAGCTCCTCCGCCTCCACCCTGTCGTCCTCGCTTGTCGTTGCCGGAAGGTCTGCCTCGTCTGACGGCTCCGCGACCGCCGCCACTCCCTCAGTGGTGGCGCCGGAAGGGGCCCAGGGAGACGAGGGCACGACAGAGCTCCCGCCAGTACCCGCGTCCCTTGCAGGTGGAGAGGGGTGCTCCTTGGGCAGTGCTGATGATTTGGAAGACTTGTTCTACGAGCCGGCGGCCTCAATAGCACAAGACCAGAACTTTCTTGGGTGGATCATTGGCGAGGCTGATAACACTTCTGGCGTCGGTAACTTCGATCCGCTCTGCGCGTTCGAAGGTGCTTCTGTACCGCTGGAACCCATCAATCTTCCGCCCTTGGCTTCGCCTGCTACTTCTCCTAGTGGATCTGAGCGCAAAGGTGCCACTTTAAGGTGTGGGATTGCAAGCCCTAATCCTTGTCCTTCTCCTTCGGCTAATATCCttccccttctccttcctccGTTGCCGGCGGAGCTTCATTTACAAGACGAAAAGAATCTCCTTCCCAATCCGGACCTTGCTTTGTCGCAGCAACATCAGGCCCAACCCCACcatctttcttccttcttcctccccttTCATCAGCAGTCAACCACCTACCACGGGGGTCAGCCGTTGCAGCACCTCGCCCCTCCTACACGCAAACGCCCTGCGGTCGATCCTTTCCCTATTTCCTGTGTTTCTGAGCTCCTCTGCCAAAGCCTCCCCCGTCAAATGGGATTCAGACAACCGCTCTACCCCACTGGATTCCAGCTTCAACCACCCTCAATAAAGCCCAAATTGGCAAGTGGAGATGAGCCGTCCGTGGCAACAGCGACCCCAGTTCAACAGCAGCAACAGTCATTGTTCGACCAGCTCTTCGAGGTGGCTGAGTTGATCGAGGCAGGGTATGCCTTCAGCGCCCGTGGGATATTGGCGCGGCTCAATCACCAGCTCCCCTCTCCTTTAGGGAAGCCTCTCCTGCGGTCTGCTTTCTATTTCAAGGAGGCTTTCCACCTACTCGCCAGCAATTCCCCCCGCTCACTGCCGCCTCCTGTGTCGACACCATTGGATGCCATGCTCAAGTTTGCAACCTACAAGACCTTCTCGGATGTCTCTCCCATTGTCCAATTCACCAGCTTAACCTGCGTCCAGGCCCTCTTGGAGGCACTTGAGGGCTCTAGCTGCATCCACATCATTGATTTTGACATTGGCATTGGCGTGCAGTGGTCAGCCCTCATGCAGGAGCTAGCACAGCAGTGTTCATCACCAGTGGCTGCCTCATGCCTAAAGATCACTGCTTTTACCTCTCCCTGCTCCCATCACCCTCTCGAGCTGCACCTCATTCACCAGAACTTACTCCAGTTTGCTCGAAGTCTTGGCCTTACTTTTGAGTTCACCGTTCTTGGCATTGATCCTTTTGACCCATCGTTGTTGTTAAGAATGTGTTCCCCATCCAATGAGACAGTCGCTGTGAACCTCCCTGTTGGTTCCTCAATGTGCCTGCCTATTCTGGATCTCCTACATTCTGTGAAGCAGCTTTCCCCAAAGATTTTGGTCTCCATTGATTATGGATTTGATCGCATTGACCTGCCTTATGGGCATCATATTCTCAGTGCAATTCAGTCGAGCATAGCACTCCTTGATTCAATTGATGCAGTGGGTACCAATCCAGATGCAACTAACAAGATTGAACGATTCTTAGTTCGACCAAGGATTGAAAATGCTGTTTTTCGACACCAGCATTTGTCGAGCAAGACAGTTTCATGGAAAAGCCTTTTTACCTCAGCTGGATTCGTGCCTGTGCAGTTCAGCAACATTACGGAGACACAAGCAGAATGTCTTCTGAAGAGATTGCTGGTTCAGGGATTCTCAGTGGACAGGAGCCAAACTTCCTTTTCCCTCTGCTGGCAGCGTGGGGAACTTGCTTCAGTGTCTGCATGGAAGTGCTGA